In Camelina sativa cultivar DH55 chromosome 16, Cs, whole genome shotgun sequence, a single window of DNA contains:
- the LOC104751368 gene encoding elongation of fatty acids protein 3-like — MTVITYWLTEHPSIVNFRWSPTQSYAATWSFLFTAVSFYVISAVTLHLLLLVILPLCHRRRGFSLGFIPALHSLTVSIISAVIFVGILLSAAAEIRDTRWIWRRTRTTALQWFLCFPVGTRASGRVFFWSYLFYLSRYLHLFRTFFSVIRRRKLSFFQLINQSSLLCISFLWLEYSQSFQVAAILLTTVSYAVVYGYRFWTEIGLRGACYPFVVNCQAILLGCMTVCHVGVLCIHLIKRGGCNGIGAWLFNSVLNAVISLLYLKFYCKTRSMRTSKAKHTTT, encoded by the exons ATGACGGTGATCACTTACTGGTTAACGGAGCATCCTTCGATCGTTAACTTCCGTTGGAGTCCAACCCAATCATACGCCGCCACGTGGTCTTTCCTCTTCACCGCCGTCTCGTTTTACGTCATCTCCGCCGTCACTCTCCACCTACTCCTCCTCGTAATCCTCCCCCTCTGCCACCGCCGCCGCGGATTCTCCCTCGGTTTCATCCCAGCCCTTCACAGCTTGACCGTTTCAATAATCTCCGCCGTGATCTTCGTCGGTATCCTCCTCTCCGCCGCGGCAGAGATCCGAGACACGCGCTGGATATGGCGGCGCACTCGCACCACGGCTCTCCAATGGTTCCTCTGTTTTCCCGTGGGAACACGCGCTTCGGGGCGCGTGTTTTTCTGGTCTTACCTGTTCTACCTCTCTCGTTACCTTCACTTGTTCCGCACCTTCTTCTCCGTGATACGACGTCGTAAGCTCAGCTTCTTCCAGCTTATCAACcagtcttctcttctctgtatCTCCTTCCTCTGGCTCGAATATTCTCAATCTTTTCAG gTTGCAGCGATACTATTGACGACCGTATCGTACGCGGTCGTGTACGGTTACAGATTCTGGACGGAGATCGGGTTACGCGGCGCGTGTTACCCGTTCGTCGTTAACTGTCAAGCCATTCTGTTAGGGTGTATGACGGTTTGCCACGTGGGAGTTTTATGTATTCACCTGATCAAACGCGGCGGTTGTAACGGTATCGGTGCTTGGCTGTTTAACTCCGTTCTCAACGCCGTTATATCGTTGCTCTACTTGAAGTTTTATTGCAAGACGCGTTCTATGAGGACGAGCAAGGCTAAGCACACCACCACATAa
- the LOC109129607 gene encoding E3 ubiquitin-protein ligase RMA1H1-like, producing the protein MSCNITTTNEEDASSNFGCNICLELARDPIVTLCGHLFCWPCLYKWLHYHSQSKHCPVCKASVKEDSLVPLYGMGKPSSDPRSKPCCGVSVPNRPSATRIETARPPLGQRHHGSSLFGGHSGFAPMPTGTRFSNFLL; encoded by the coding sequence ATGTCTTGTAACATCACCACCACGAACGAAGAAGATGCATCGAGCAACTTTGGATGCAATATTTGTCTTGAATTGGCTAGAGATCCGATCGTGACTCTATGTGGTCATTTGTTCTGTTGGCCTTGTCTCTACAAGTGGCTCCATTACCATTCCCAATCGAAACATTGCCCTGTTTGTAAAGCTTCGGTTAAGGAAGACAGCTTGGTTCCTTTGTATGGAATGGGCAAACCATCTTCTGACCCGAGATCCAAGCCATGTTGTGGTGTTTCTGTCCCCAATCGTCCATCTGCTACTAGGATTGAAACAGCTCGTCCTCCTCTTGGACAAAGACATCATGGATCTAGTTTGTTTGGAGGGCATTCAGGGTTTGCTCCAATGCCAACTGGTACCCGGTTTTCCAACTTCTTGTTGTAA